The Providencia rettgeri genome includes a window with the following:
- the ftsB gene encoding Cell division protein FtsB → MGKLTLLLIAILAWLQYSLWLGKNGIHDYVRVKDDVAAQEIVNSRLKMRNEQLFAEINDLNDGQDAIEERARTELGMIKPGESFYRMVKESNNQK, encoded by the coding sequence ATGGGTAAATTAACGCTACTATTAATTGCGATATTAGCTTGGTTACAGTATTCCTTATGGTTAGGCAAAAATGGCATACATGACTACGTACGAGTCAAAGATGATGTCGCCGCTCAGGAAATTGTAAATTCGCGCTTAAAAATGCGTAATGAACAGCTATTCGCTGAAATCAACGACTTAAATGATGGCCAAGATGCGATTGAGGAACGAGCCCGAACAGAGCTTGGGATGATCAAACCTGGAGAGTCATTTTATCGAATGGTTAAAGAAAGTAATAACCAGAAATAG
- the ispD gene encoding 2-C-methyl-D-erythritol 4-phosphate cytidylyltransferase: MTNPNHAPQNNLPRIVALIPAAGVGSRMNAECPKQYLQVAGKTIIEHTISALIENDKVQEIVVALSAEDDYFQQLEISNDPRVTTVIGGKERADSVLAGLDFLIANPQFSDCWVLVHDAARPCLHQSDLNEIIQLAAEQNCCGGILAAPVRDTMKRSSTANQLIDHTVEREALWHALTPQFFPLILLRDCLSKALKENAVITDEASALEYCGHQPVLVAGRADNLKVTRPEDLTLAEFYLSRMNN, translated from the coding sequence ATGACAAATCCAAACCATGCCCCACAAAATAATCTTCCGCGAATTGTTGCACTGATTCCTGCTGCTGGGGTAGGTAGCCGTATGAATGCAGAGTGCCCAAAACAATACTTGCAGGTTGCAGGTAAAACAATCATTGAGCACACCATCAGCGCATTGATAGAAAATGATAAAGTGCAAGAAATTGTGGTTGCGTTGAGTGCGGAAGATGATTATTTTCAACAACTTGAAATTTCTAATGACCCTCGAGTGACGACGGTTATTGGTGGCAAAGAACGCGCCGATTCAGTATTAGCGGGGCTGGATTTTTTAATTGCTAATCCCCAATTTTCAGATTGCTGGGTATTAGTGCACGATGCAGCGCGTCCCTGCCTTCATCAATCAGATTTAAATGAAATTATTCAATTAGCAGCGGAACAAAATTGTTGTGGTGGGATCCTCGCTGCCCCAGTGCGTGATACCATGAAACGTAGTTCAACAGCCAACCAATTAATTGACCATACCGTTGAACGTGAAGCGTTATGGCATGCCCTTACACCACAATTTTTTCCGTTAATATTATTACGGGATTGTCTAAGTAAAGCCTTGAAAGAAAACGCAGTGATCACCGATGAAGCTTCTGCGCTAGAATATTGCGGCCACCAACCTGTGTTAGTTGCTGGCCGTGCTGATAATTTAAAAGTGACGCGCCCAGAAGACCTCACTTTAGCGGAATTTTATCTTTCAAGAATGAACAACTAA
- the ispF gene encoding 2-C-methyl-D-erythritol 2,4-cyclodiphosphate synthase gives MRIGHGFDVHKFGGEGPIIIGGVRIPYEQGLLAHSDGDVVLHALTDAILGAAALGDIGKLFPDTDPAYKGADSRVLLRDAFCHVRAKGYRIGNIDITIMAQAPKMLPHIAQMRVNIAEDLECHMDDVNAKATTTEQLGFVGRKEGIACAAVVLLIKDNSNESNECSVPAW, from the coding sequence ATGAGAATCGGACACGGTTTTGACGTACACAAATTTGGTGGCGAAGGCCCTATCATCATTGGTGGCGTGCGTATCCCTTATGAACAAGGTTTGCTCGCGCATTCTGACGGTGATGTGGTCTTACACGCGTTAACCGATGCAATTCTCGGCGCTGCTGCACTGGGGGATATTGGTAAATTATTCCCTGATACGGACCCTGCATATAAAGGGGCGGATAGCCGAGTCTTATTGAGAGACGCATTTTGCCATGTGCGTGCCAAAGGGTATCGCATTGGTAACATTGATATTACTATCATGGCTCAGGCGCCAAAAATGTTGCCTCATATCGCTCAGATGCGTGTGAATATTGCCGAAGATCTTGAGTGCCACATGGATGATGTGAATGCGAAAGCGACCACAACAGAGCAACTCGGTTTTGTGGGGCGTAAAGAAGGCATTGCCTGTGCTGCGGTTGTTCTTTTAATAAAAGATAATAGTAATGAAAGTAATGAATGTTCAGTACCTGCATGGTAA
- the truD gene encoding tRNA pseudouridine synthase D produces MNVQYLHGKPLSSGTLKSVPEDFIVKEDLGFELDGEGEHVMVRVEKTGCNTVFVAEQLAKFAKISARAVSYAGLKDRHAVTEQWFCLQMPGKETPVFSTWQLEGCRILAVTRQKRKLRIGSLKGNQFEITLRDISDAKDVEQRLQKVALTGVPNYFGEQRFGRDGQNLTQALRWANQEINVRERNKRSFYLSAARSAMFNHVASERIANNIAQHVMLGDALQLTGRGSWFVATQDEFATLQPRLESNELSITAPLPGDGELGTQDEALAFETQCLADYQPFISLMQRERVSPARRAVITKPKNLQWEWLDDSTVKLNFFLNSGCFATSVVREIINQNGQDNVDAKDFIE; encoded by the coding sequence ATGAATGTTCAGTACCTGCATGGTAAGCCATTATCTTCTGGCACGTTAAAAAGTGTCCCTGAAGATTTTATCGTCAAAGAAGATTTAGGCTTTGAGCTAGATGGCGAAGGCGAACATGTTATGGTTCGTGTGGAAAAAACAGGCTGTAATACCGTGTTTGTTGCTGAACAACTAGCAAAATTTGCTAAAATTTCAGCGAGAGCTGTCAGTTACGCAGGTTTAAAAGATAGGCATGCAGTGACAGAGCAGTGGTTTTGCCTGCAAATGCCGGGTAAAGAAACACCTGTTTTTTCGACTTGGCAACTCGAAGGCTGCCGAATACTGGCTGTCACTCGGCAAAAACGCAAATTACGTATTGGTTCCTTGAAAGGAAACCAGTTTGAAATAACGTTGCGTGATATTTCGGATGCAAAAGATGTTGAACAGCGTTTACAGAAAGTTGCATTAACAGGGGTGCCTAATTACTTTGGTGAACAACGTTTTGGGCGTGATGGACAAAATTTAACGCAAGCGTTACGTTGGGCAAACCAAGAAATTAACGTACGTGAACGCAACAAACGTAGCTTCTATCTTTCTGCTGCTCGTAGTGCAATGTTTAACCATGTGGCAAGCGAACGTATTGCAAATAATATCGCTCAACACGTGATGTTGGGAGACGCATTGCAATTAACTGGTAGAGGGAGTTGGTTTGTCGCGACACAAGATGAGTTTGCCACATTGCAACCTCGCTTGGAATCCAACGAATTAAGCATTACCGCGCCATTACCGGGTGATGGGGAGTTGGGAACTCAGGATGAAGCACTGGCATTTGAAACTCAGTGTTTAGCGGATTATCAACCCTTTATCTCTTTAATGCAGCGTGAACGAGTTTCTCCAGCTAGACGAGCGGTGATAACTAAACCTAAAAACTTACAGTGGGAATGGTTGGACGACTCGACGGTAAAACTGAATTTTTTCTTAAACTCAGGTTGTTTTGCAACCAGTGTTGTGAGAGAAATTATTAATCAAAATGGGCAGGATAATGTCGATGCTAAAGATTTTATTGAGTAA
- the surE gene encoding 5'/3'-nucleotidase SurE has product MLKILLSNDDGVNAPGIQTLAAALRQYYHVQVIAPDRNRSGASNALTLDKPLKIQTLSNGDLAVQDGTPTDCVYIGVNKVVRPRPDIVVSGINCGPNLGDDVIYSGTVAAATEGRHLGLPSIAVSLDGETHYESAAKVTCDILALLQKNPLRAGNILNINIPDIPYEEIKGIKVTRCGSRHAASEVYSLEDPKGNTLYWLGPVGEIRDASPGTDFEAVQNGYVSITPLQVDLTAYKAHSLVEEWLEKSGVSVK; this is encoded by the coding sequence ATGCTAAAGATTTTATTGAGTAATGACGATGGGGTAAATGCGCCCGGGATTCAAACCCTCGCGGCAGCGCTACGCCAATATTATCATGTTCAGGTGATTGCGCCTGATCGCAATCGTAGTGGGGCTTCTAATGCATTAACATTAGATAAACCACTTAAAATTCAAACGCTAAGTAATGGTGATCTTGCTGTACAAGATGGCACACCAACAGATTGCGTCTATATTGGGGTTAATAAAGTAGTACGTCCACGTCCTGATATTGTTGTCTCTGGTATTAACTGTGGCCCTAATTTAGGGGATGATGTTATTTATTCAGGTACTGTTGCAGCAGCAACTGAAGGCCGCCATTTAGGTTTACCTTCAATTGCGGTATCGTTAGATGGGGAAACGCATTACGAAAGTGCGGCTAAAGTGACATGCGATATTCTTGCGCTCTTACAGAAGAACCCATTGCGAGCAGGGAATATCTTGAATATAAATATACCGGATATCCCGTACGAAGAAATTAAAGGTATCAAAGTCACTCGCTGTGGCAGTCGTCATGCCGCTTCTGAGGTGTATAGCCTAGAGGACCCAAAAGGGAATACATTGTATTGGCTAGGGCCAGTTGGGGAGATCCGTGATGCCAGTCCTGGAACGGATTTTGAGGCTGTACAAAATGGGTACGTTTCGATTACGCCATTACAAGTTGACCTAACCGCTTATAAAGCACACTCACTAGTGGAAGAGTGGCTCGAAAAATCAGGAGTGTCAGTAAAATGA
- the pcm gene encoding Protein-L-isoaspartate O-methyltransferase — MKTGLMKELLAQLRQQGIHDERLLDAISLVPRERFVDEALSHKAYDNIPLPIGHGQTISQPYIVAKMTALLALAPDDHVLEIGTGSGYQTAVLAHLVKHVFSVERVKSLQWAAKRRLKQLDLHNVSTRHGDGWEGWQSKGPFDAIIVTAAPTEIPTLLLGQLKDGGRMVLPVGDKEQALKLITRRGNDYHTNVIEKVRFVPLIAGDLL; from the coding sequence ATGAAAACAGGGCTCATGAAAGAACTTTTGGCTCAATTACGCCAACAGGGAATTCACGATGAGCGCCTATTAGATGCCATTTCACTTGTTCCTCGGGAACGGTTTGTGGATGAAGCGCTCTCCCATAAAGCCTATGACAATATCCCATTACCTATTGGTCATGGGCAAACTATTTCACAGCCCTATATTGTTGCTAAAATGACAGCGCTATTGGCTTTAGCACCGGATGATCACGTTCTTGAGATAGGAACTGGTTCAGGGTATCAAACCGCAGTATTGGCTCACTTGGTTAAGCATGTTTTTTCTGTTGAGCGGGTGAAGAGCTTGCAATGGGCCGCAAAACGACGCTTGAAACAGCTTGATTTACATAATGTTTCAACTCGTCATGGTGATGGTTGGGAAGGTTGGCAATCAAAAGGCCCCTTTGATGCCATCATTGTTACTGCAGCACCAACAGAAATACCAACTCTACTATTAGGGCAATTAAAAGATGGTGGGCGAATGGTTCTACCTGTCGGTGATAAAGAACAAGCACTAAAGCTAATTACCCGACGAGGTAATGATTACCATACTAATGTTATCGAAAAAGTTCGTTTTGTCCCATTGATCGCGGGTGATCTTCTTTAA
- the nlpD gene encoding Murein hydrolase activator NlpD precursor, translating into MKIVSPISRIRWAVIFSFSGALLAGCSTPYHTAAPISSVNDSQSSQPTVQRTTPASSPNMGMSTAMPSSRPNISNNSNTQPVSRSSAPVTTNGEGRIVYNRDYGSIPKGSYSGNSYTVQRGDTLFYIAYLTGNDFRELASRNNIPEPYSLNVGQVINIGNTNVNSNTQLAANSSNSHQQAVDLRTTNEYPANSGGQTSGKMLPNNKKPATQVSTTTTTSTTTASTAVSSTNNSSIKWRWPADGKMIEGFSDAQGGNKGVDIAGSRGQAVLAAAPGKVVYAGNALRGYGNLIIIKHNDDYLSAYAHNDTLLVRDQQDVTAGQKIATMGSTGTSSVRLHFEIRYKGKSVNPLRYLPQR; encoded by the coding sequence ATGAAAATTGTTAGCCCTATAAGCAGAATTCGATGGGCCGTCATCTTTTCATTTAGCGGAGCGCTATTGGCAGGTTGTTCTACACCGTATCATACCGCGGCACCTATTTCGAGTGTGAATGATAGCCAATCTAGCCAGCCAACGGTGCAAAGGACGACACCGGCCTCGTCACCAAATATGGGTATGAGCACGGCAATGCCGTCGTCTCGTCCTAATATATCGAATAATTCAAATACACAGCCTGTAAGTCGTAGTTCAGCACCAGTAACAACCAATGGTGAAGGGCGCATTGTCTATAACCGTGACTATGGCAGTATTCCAAAAGGTAGTTATAGCGGTAATAGTTATACGGTGCAGCGTGGTGACACACTATTCTATATTGCATACTTAACAGGTAATGATTTCCGTGAGTTAGCATCGCGAAACAATATTCCAGAACCATACAGCCTCAATGTAGGGCAGGTTATTAATATTGGTAACACAAATGTGAACTCGAACACTCAATTAGCTGCAAATTCATCAAATAGTCATCAGCAAGCGGTTGATCTTCGAACAACTAATGAGTATCCTGCAAACAGTGGTGGTCAAACTTCAGGTAAAATGTTGCCTAATAATAAGAAACCTGCAACGCAAGTTTCAACGACAACAACAACCTCGACAACAACCGCTTCTACCGCAGTCAGTAGCACGAATAATTCGTCAATAAAATGGCGTTGGCCAGCTGATGGGAAAATGATTGAAGGTTTCTCTGACGCTCAAGGCGGGAACAAAGGGGTAGACATAGCCGGTTCTCGTGGTCAAGCTGTGCTCGCTGCTGCGCCAGGAAAAGTCGTTTACGCAGGTAATGCTTTGCGTGGATACGGAAATCTAATAATTATAAAACATAACGATGACTACCTAAGTGCTTATGCCCACAATGACACATTGCTTGTGCGTGATCAGCAGGACGTCACTGCAGGTCAAAAAATAGCTACTATGGGTAGTACTGGAACCAGTTCAGTTAGATTACACTTTGAAATTCGTTACAAGGGAAAATCAGTAAACCCGTTGCGCTATTTGCCGCAACGATAA
- the rpoS gene encoding RNA polymerase sigma factor rpoS → MSQSSLKVNELYNDLDESNLNDTFDESQFKEEDLVTELDDEMDLLQNTNQRVLDATQIYLSEIGFSPLLTAEEEVFYARRALRGDIASRQRMIESNLRLVVKISRRYNNRGLALLDLIEEGNLGLIRAVEKFDPEKGFRFSTYATWWIRQTIERAIMNQTRTIRLPIHIVKELNIYLRTARELAQKLDHEPSPEEIAEQLDKPVEDVSRMLRLNERITSVDTPIAGDSEKSLLEVLSDDNDSGPENTIQDNDLKDNIVKWLYELNPKQREVLARRFGLLGYEAETLEEVGREIGLTRERVRQIQVEGLKRLKDILHGEELTLESLFNM, encoded by the coding sequence ATGAGCCAAAGTTCGCTGAAAGTTAACGAGTTATATAATGACCTCGATGAAAGTAATTTAAATGACACTTTTGACGAGAGTCAGTTTAAAGAAGAGGATCTGGTTACTGAGCTAGATGACGAAATGGATTTACTCCAGAACACGAATCAACGTGTTCTGGATGCCACTCAAATTTATCTTAGTGAAATTGGGTTCTCACCACTCCTTACAGCAGAAGAAGAAGTTTTCTATGCAAGACGTGCATTGCGTGGTGATATTGCATCACGACAGCGTATGATAGAAAGCAACCTTCGTCTCGTTGTAAAAATATCACGTCGTTACAATAATCGAGGCCTTGCATTACTCGATTTGATTGAAGAAGGGAACCTTGGGTTGATTCGCGCAGTTGAAAAGTTTGATCCTGAAAAAGGATTTCGCTTCTCAACGTATGCAACGTGGTGGATCCGTCAAACGATCGAACGCGCTATCATGAACCAAACTCGAACCATTCGCCTTCCTATTCATATCGTTAAAGAACTCAATATTTACCTTCGTACTGCACGTGAATTAGCCCAAAAGTTGGACCATGAGCCAAGCCCTGAGGAGATCGCTGAGCAGCTAGATAAACCTGTCGAAGATGTCAGTAGGATGTTACGTTTAAATGAACGTATCACATCTGTTGATACACCAATTGCAGGGGACTCAGAGAAATCTTTGCTTGAGGTATTGTCTGATGATAATGATTCAGGTCCAGAAAATACAATTCAAGATAATGACTTAAAAGATAATATTGTTAAGTGGTTATATGAATTGAACCCAAAACAGAGGGAGGTTTTAGCACGACGTTTTGGGCTTTTAGGCTATGAAGCTGAAACTCTGGAAGAAGTTGGCCGTGAAATTGGGTTAACAAGAGAACGTGTTCGCCAGATCCAAGTTGAAGGTTTAAAGCGATTAAAGGATATTTTACATGGTGAAGAGTTGACCCTAGAGTCGCTATTTAATATGTAG
- a CDS encoding tRNA-(MS[2]IO[6]A)-hydroxylase (MiaE) has product MDEYTQLLAPIRQFLQCETPDLWVEKASLPENLPIILKDHLLCELKAAQSAMFLIRKYAVDKESAAVLLEWFKPYESFAYDRVGDIHTLRNKNQVSKQILAKKQSPYSQDLIDKMVLLIKEELHHFYQVLEIMHERNIPYDGITAGRYAKGLLSHIDPHDPKTLVDKLIIGAYIEARSCERFAKLAPFLDEQLANFYISLLRSEARHYQDYLHLAQLISKQDITERVNYFGIIEAELISTPDDDFKFHSGVPTN; this is encoded by the coding sequence ATGGATGAGTATACACAATTACTCGCACCAATCAGGCAGTTTTTGCAATGTGAAACGCCTGATTTGTGGGTAGAAAAAGCCAGTTTGCCTGAAAACTTGCCCATTATTTTAAAAGATCATCTGTTATGTGAATTAAAAGCTGCGCAAAGTGCCATGTTTTTAATTCGCAAGTATGCTGTCGATAAAGAAAGTGCAGCAGTGCTCCTTGAATGGTTTAAACCTTATGAATCATTTGCTTATGACAGGGTTGGTGACATCCATACATTAAGAAACAAAAATCAGGTTTCTAAACAAATATTGGCGAAAAAACAATCACCTTATAGCCAAGATTTAATTGATAAAATGGTCTTGCTGATCAAAGAAGAACTTCATCATTTTTACCAAGTTTTAGAGATTATGCATGAACGTAATATTCCATACGATGGCATCACTGCAGGCCGTTATGCAAAAGGGCTGTTAAGTCATATCGACCCTCACGATCCAAAAACCTTAGTTGATAAACTAATTATTGGTGCTTATATCGAAGCACGTTCTTGTGAGCGCTTTGCTAAACTAGCCCCATTTCTTGATGAACAGCTGGCAAATTTTTATATTTCGTTATTACGCTCAGAAGCTCGCCACTATCAAGATTATTTACACTTAGCGCAATTAATTAGCAAACAAGATATTACTGAGCGAGTTAATTATTTTGGCATTATAGAAGCAGAATTAATTTCGACGCCTGATGATGATTTTAAATTTCATAGTGGAGTCCCCACTAACTAA
- the mutS gene encoding DNA mismatch repair protein mutS, which translates to MTDSQNFESHTPMMQQYLKLKAQHSDILLFYRMGDFYELFFDDAKKASQLLDISLTKRGQSAGQPIPMAGVPHHAAEGYLAKLVQMGESVAICEQIGDPATSKGPVERQVVRIVTPGTITDEALLNERQDNLLAAVWQDQQGFGFATLDITSGRFIISEIADEEALQAELQRTRPAELLYPEDFASMALIEHNKGLRRRPLWEYELDTAKQQLGLQFGTKDLIGFGVEDAHKALRAAGCLLQYVKDTQRTSLPHIRSIVMEKQNDNVILDAATRRNLEITQNLAGGTENTLAAILDRCVTPMGSRMLKRWLHTPLRNIQILNNRQQAISALQECGFELQPFLRQIGDLERVLARLALRSARPRDLTRMRYAFQQYQDIHQILSQSSSSYLQALQNRIGQFDELQDLLEKAIIDAPPVLVRDGGVIAPGYNSELDEWRALADGATDYLDRLEIREREKLGIDTLKVGYNAVHGYYIQVSRGQSHLTPIHYVRRQTLKNAERYIIPELKEYEDKVLTSKGKALAIEKALYDELFDMLLPHLAALQTSAEALAELDVLANLAERAQTLGYACPQLTEKPGIQITEGRHPVVEQVLSEPFISNPLSLSPQRRLLIITGPNMGGKSTYMRQTALITLLAYIGSFVPASKAVIGPIDRIFTRVGASDDLASGRSTFMVEMTETANILHNATEHSLVLMDEIGRGTSTYDGLSLAWACAENLVNKIKAMTLFATHYFELTTLPEKLEGAVNIHLDAIEHGDTIAFMHNVQDGAASKSYGLAVASLAGVPKDVIKRAKQKLKELEVISNNANASHVDSAQLSFLTTEDTEPSPVLTALAEIDPDKLTPRQALDWIYRLKDMDN; encoded by the coding sequence ATGACTGACAGCCAAAACTTCGAATCCCACACACCAATGATGCAGCAGTATCTAAAACTAAAAGCACAACATTCAGACATACTGCTATTTTATCGCATGGGTGACTTCTACGAACTGTTTTTTGATGACGCTAAAAAAGCTTCTCAATTATTGGATATTTCCCTCACTAAGCGGGGGCAATCTGCAGGGCAACCGATCCCTATGGCCGGTGTTCCCCACCATGCTGCCGAGGGTTACTTAGCCAAATTAGTACAAATGGGGGAATCCGTCGCCATTTGTGAGCAAATTGGCGACCCAGCCACCAGCAAAGGGCCGGTTGAGCGCCAAGTAGTACGTATTGTCACCCCGGGAACTATCACCGATGAAGCGCTATTAAATGAAAGGCAAGACAACCTGTTAGCCGCAGTATGGCAAGACCAACAAGGTTTTGGTTTCGCAACGTTAGATATCACCTCAGGGCGTTTTATTATTAGTGAAATCGCCGATGAAGAAGCACTGCAAGCTGAGCTGCAACGCACCCGCCCGGCTGAACTTCTGTATCCAGAAGACTTCGCCAGTATGGCATTAATTGAACACAATAAAGGCTTGCGCCGCCGCCCATTGTGGGAATATGAGCTTGATACGGCAAAACAACAGCTCGGTTTACAGTTTGGTACGAAAGATTTAATCGGTTTTGGGGTTGAAGATGCCCATAAAGCGCTCAGAGCTGCGGGTTGCTTATTACAATATGTGAAAGACACACAACGCACATCACTGCCCCATATTCGCAGCATTGTGATGGAAAAACAAAATGATAATGTCATTTTAGATGCAGCAACTCGTCGCAATTTAGAGATCACCCAAAACCTTGCAGGTGGCACAGAAAACACACTCGCCGCCATTTTAGATAGGTGTGTGACTCCGATGGGTAGCCGTATGCTAAAACGTTGGTTACATACCCCATTACGTAACATTCAAATATTAAATAACCGCCAACAAGCTATCAGTGCACTGCAAGAATGCGGCTTTGAATTACAACCATTTTTACGTCAAATCGGCGATTTAGAACGGGTATTAGCGCGCTTAGCGCTGCGTTCCGCTCGCCCACGTGACTTAACCCGTATGCGTTACGCATTCCAGCAATACCAAGATATTCATCAAATACTGAGCCAATCAAGTAGTTCGTATTTACAAGCCCTTCAAAATCGTATTGGCCAATTTGATGAGCTACAAGACTTACTTGAAAAAGCCATTATTGATGCACCACCTGTGTTGGTACGTGATGGCGGTGTTATCGCCCCAGGTTATAATAGTGAGCTTGATGAATGGCGCGCCCTTGCTGATGGGGCAACTGACTACCTCGATAGGCTCGAAATACGCGAAAGAGAAAAATTGGGGATCGATACCCTAAAAGTTGGTTATAACGCTGTTCATGGCTACTATATTCAAGTTAGCCGAGGACAAAGCCATTTAACGCCTATCCATTACGTCCGTCGCCAAACGTTAAAAAATGCGGAACGCTATATCATTCCTGAACTCAAAGAGTATGAAGATAAAGTATTGACATCAAAAGGAAAAGCGTTAGCCATTGAAAAAGCACTGTATGACGAATTATTTGACATGCTATTGCCTCATCTTGCTGCGCTGCAAACTAGTGCCGAAGCTCTCGCTGAGTTAGATGTCCTAGCCAACCTAGCTGAAAGGGCACAAACTCTAGGTTATGCTTGTCCACAACTCACTGAAAAGCCAGGTATTCAAATTACTGAAGGTCGCCACCCTGTGGTTGAACAAGTCCTTAGTGAGCCGTTTATTTCCAACCCGTTATCACTATCGCCACAACGTCGTTTATTGATCATCACAGGTCCAAATATGGGCGGTAAAAGTACTTATATGCGCCAAACAGCATTGATTACCCTGTTAGCGTATATCGGTAGTTTTGTCCCTGCAAGCAAAGCGGTGATAGGCCCAATCGACCGTATTTTTACCCGTGTAGGGGCCTCTGACGACCTTGCATCTGGCCGTTCAACCTTCATGGTCGAAATGACCGAAACTGCAAATATTCTTCATAATGCGACAGAGCATAGCTTAGTGCTGATGGATGAAATTGGTCGCGGAACGTCAACCTATGATGGTCTTTCTCTTGCTTGGGCTTGCGCCGAAAACTTAGTAAATAAAATCAAGGCAATGACGTTATTTGCAACGCATTATTTTGAATTAACAACACTACCTGAAAAACTCGAAGGTGCGGTCAATATTCACCTCGATGCTATTGAACACGGTGATACCATTGCCTTTATGCATAATGTTCAAGATGGTGCCGCCAGCAAAAGCTATGGCCTTGCTGTCGCTTCCCTTGCGGGTGTACCAAAAGATGTGATTAAACGCGCAAAACAAAAGCTTAAAGAACTCGAAGTTATCTCAAACAATGCCAATGCGAGTCATGTAGATAGCGCTCAGCTTAGTTTTTTAACCACCGAAGACACTGAGCCATCGCCAGTATTAACCGCGCTAGCTGAAATTGATCCCGATAAACTCACACCCCGCCAAGCTCTAGATTGGATTTATCGGTTAAAAGATATGGATAACTAA